A stretch of the Aegilops tauschii subsp. strangulata cultivar AL8/78 chromosome 4, Aet v6.0, whole genome shotgun sequence genome encodes the following:
- the LOC109749724 gene encoding uncharacterized protein codes for MMLVIAPAPAWAQRCASSLMVEHRWETEGRSPSKVQLFLCFQIHQAVRMMREDRPLRMAAGARAQEEAQRCNTCWLAAPSPARWSWQRGSASMSCLRVRMARQERKKAFMVSRINTAFSSKKRRDSVRERWMPQDEKLKKLEEEKGVVIRFMIGHRSKAKDLLGDSLILRH; via the exons ATGATGTTGGTGATCGCGCCGGCGCCGGCCTGGGCCCAAAGGTGCGCTTCGTCCTTGATGGTGGAGCACAGGTGGGAGACAGAGGGTCGGTCCCCGTCGAAGGTGCAGCTGTTTCTATGCTTCCAAATCCACCAAGCGGTGAGGATGATGAGGGAGGATAGGCCTTTACGCATGGCAGCGGGCGCGAGAGCACAAGAAGAGGCCCAACGATGCAACACCTGCTGGCTGGCTGCTCCTTCTCCCGCCAG ATGGAGTTGGCAGCGCGGTTCAGCAAGCATGAGCTGCTTGAGAGTGCGGATGGCAAGGCAGGAAAGGAAAAAGGCTTTTATGGTGAGCAGGATCAATACCGCGTTCAGTAGCAAGAAGCGCCGTGATTCTGTCAGGGAGAGATGGATGCCTCAAG ATGAGAAACTCAAGAAACTGGAAGAGGAAAAGGGAGTCGTCATTCGATTTATGATTGGGCATAG ATCAAAAGCCAAGGATTTGTTGGGTGATAGCTTGATTCTAAGGCATTAA